The genome window ACTGCGTTCGTTCTCAAAACAGCTCTCGATTCGAAATCGGCTCAGTACACGCCGTCCAGTTCGTCCTCGACGTGACTGTGTTTCTTGCCGGGGAACTCCTCCGATTCGACCTCGTCCCGATACGCCGTAACCGCACGCTCCATCTCGGTTTTCACGTCGCCGAACTGCTTGGCGAACGGCGGACTCCACTCACCCAGTCCGATGACGTCGTTGATGACGAGGACTTGTCCGTCCGTCTCCGGACCTGCCCCGATTCCGATGGTGGGGATGTCGAGTTCCGCGGTGATGGTCGCCGCGAGGTTCGCCGGGATGTGTTCGAGGACGAGGGAGAACGCTCCCGCATCCTCGTGTCGTTTGGCGAGATCGAGTATCTCGTCCGCCTCGTCCCGTGTCGTTCCCTGTCGAACGTGGCCCAACTGATTGACGCTCTGCGGTGTCAGACCGAGATGGGCCATCACCGGAACTCCGAGGTTCGAAAGCGTCTCGGTCAGTTCGACGGTGTGGGGGCCGCTCTCGATTTTGATGGCGCTCGCGCCCTCCTCTTTCAACATTCGACCCGCGTTCTCGACTGCGGTCTTCTCGTCGTAGCCGAAGCCGAGGAACGGGAGGTCGGCGACGACGAGGGCGTCTTCAGTCGCCCGCACGACCGAACCGGTTCGACTCGCGATCTCGTCCACCGTCACCGGGATCGTCGAGTCGTATCCCAGTACTGCGTTACCCATGCTGTCTCCCACGAGTATCATGTCGATACCGGCCTCGTCGATAACGGCCGCGGTCGGCGCGTCGTAGGCCGTGAGCATCGTAATCGGCTCCTCGCCCGCCTTGGCGCGGATATCCCTCACCGTTGGCATACTTCGAACTCGTCGGTCCGACGGCTTAACCTGCCCGGTCGGAACGTTCCCCGGAATCCGACCTGACAACCCTTAAGGCGGCTCGGTTCCCGCGTTTAGCCGTGCGGAACCAGTCGAAACCTACGAACCTGACGGCATCGACTACGGATGGGTGATGCAAATGACGTTCGTCACCACGATTACCATCGGTGCGCCACTCGTCGCACTTCTCGCGTTCGTCACCGGCGTCTCGCTTCCGACGTGGAGTTCGCGCGCCTCCTTCGCCATCAGGATCGGTGCGATCGTATGGTTCGTCACCGCAATCGCCGTGTTTCTCTACGCTCGCGCCCATCAGACTCCCGAAACGTAATTTTAACCAAAGATATACAGTGATACGCATTTCCAAACGAAAAGGCGCTATTTTTGGGAAATTTAGGATGTGTATGGGAGCTGAGTGTTCCTTCGGTTCACTGCTTCCCCTCCGGCTTTTTCTCCCACCTCATTTTGGATATCTATAGTTTAGCGGCCAATAACGGTATTAACCAGAACTCCTGAGAAAGGTCCATGACGGGAACGATAGCCGAGGTGGCGTTTCCCGCCGATGAGTTCGCCCTGGGAAAAACACTCGATGCACTCGATACGGTTCGATTCGACATCGAGCAGGTAGTCGCCTACAATCGGAACCAGTTCATGCCCTTCGTCTGGGCCGGAACCGACGACCGTCTGGGAGTCGAAACCGCGTTCGAAGCGGACGAGAGCGTCCGCGATTTCCAGTTGATAGGGGGATTCGAGACCGAATCCCTCTACCGACTCGAATGGATCAAGGACATCGAATTGTTGACCCAAATCCTCGTCGAGGAGAACGGGACGGTGTTGACAGCCAGCGGAAAGGACGATACGTGGTACCTCCAGTTGCTGTTCAGCGAGCACGATGCCGTCACCCGAACCCACGAGTACTGCCGCTGTCGAGGGATCGACCTCGACTTACAGAACATCCACGAGTTCTCGAAGGGTCGGACGGAACGATACGGCCTCACCGAGAGCCAACGGCGGACGCTCCAACTCGCGTACAACACGGGCTACTACTCGGTGCCGCGAAACGCGTCGGCGACGGACCTCGCCGATTCACTCGGCGTGACTCACCAATCCATTTCCGAAAAACTCCGCCGAGGGCACTCGAACCTCGTCAGAAACACGCTCGCGCTCAACGAGTAACCGCCGCGTAGTCGAAGAGACTCTGTCCTGAAGAATCTACACGTACTCGAAGGCCACATCCGCCCGCTCCGCCGTCAGTTCGTCGCGGGGGGAGTCGCCGATGAAGAGAGCGGGACCGTCGACATCCAACGCGTGAAGGGTCGCCAAAAGTGGCTCGGGGTCCGGTTTCCGTGTCGGGACCGAATCACGGCCGATCACGGCATCGACCGCGTCGGCGAGTTCGTGCGTTTCGAGGCTCACGTGGCAGGATGCCTCACAGTTCAGCGAGCAGACGCCGACGGGCACCTCGCGTCGAAGCAGTTCGTCGGCGTGGGGAAGTCGCGTCGACCGCCGAGCACCGGTACACTCGTGGTCGCCGATGACCGTCTCGACCACATCGCGGACGTTCGCCTCGTCGGCCAAATCCAGCATCGCCCAGAGGTCGACGTTACTCGCATCGACACCGTGGTCGTCCAGCACCGCGGCGACGTCCACCGCGACCTGTTTCCAGTTTACGATGAGGTCCACGAGCGTCCCATCCAAGTCGTACACGACCGCCGAAACGTCATCTCTCACGGTCACCGGTATGTGTGGTGGTGGCAAATGGACTTCGGTTGGGGCTAACGCAATGAGAAGTAAGCCGATGTTCGGATATCGACGGGTATGGAAGACGTTCGTCGCTCGATTTGTCCAGTCGTTCTGAGCCGAATTTGTCCAATCGTTCTCAGCCGAGCAAGTTGCGCGCGATGACCTTCTTCTGGATTTCGGACGTTCCCTCGTAGATGGTCGTTATCTTCGAGTCGCGGTAGAATCGTTCCACGTCGAAATCCGTCGTGTAGCCGTAGCCGCCGTGAATCTGGACCGCTTCGTTCGTGATGTCGACGGCGGACTCGCTGGCGAAGAGTTTCGCCATGCTCGCGGCCGTCGCGTGGTCCTCACCGGCGTCCGCGAGGCGGGCCGCATCGCGGGTCAGCAGTCGTCCCGCCTGCAACTTCGTCTGCATGTCCGCCAGTTTGTGACGGATGGTCTGAATGTCCGCTATCGGTCGGTCGAACTGCTCGCGGTCCTGGGAATACTCGACGGCTTGGTCGAGCGCCGCCTGCGACAGGCCGACGGCCTGACTGGCGATGCCGATGCGGCCACCCGTCAGGATGTGGAACGCGGCCGACAGCCCTTTCCCTTCCTCGGTCAGTCGGTTTTCGGCGGGAATCCGGACGTCGTCGAAGATGAGACTCGTCGTGTCGCTCGCTCGCAGACCGAGTTTCTCCTCCTTCTTGCCGACCTCGATACCGGCGTCCTTCGGGACGACGAACTGCGTGACGCTCCGCGGGTCGTCGCGGTCCGTCTTGGCGAACAGGACGACCACGTCGGCGCGCTTGCCGTTCGTGATCCACTGTTTCTTGCCGTTGATGACGTACTCGTCACCTTCACGACGCGCTTCGGTGGACATCTCCGCCGGGTTCGACCCCGCTTCGGGTTCCGACAGCGCGAACGCGCCGACCGGGCGACCCTTCGCCATCTCGGGAAGCCACCGCTCCTTCACTTCCTCGCTGCCGAACTCCGAGAGACAGGACGTCGCCAGACAGTGCACCGACAGCGCGGTTGCGACCGACAGCGCGCCGTAGGCGACTTCCTCGTTGACGACGCTGTACGTCAACTTCCCGACGTCCAACCCGCCGTATTCCTCGGGCACCGTCATTCCCATCATGTCGAGTTCGGCGAGTCCGTCCCAGACGTCTTCGGGGAACTCCTGCTTCTCGTCGCACTCCCCTGCCGTCGGTCGGATCTCCTCCACGGCGAACTCCCGGACCACGTCCTGAATGGCCCGTTGTTCCGCTGAAAGGTTCATGATGGTTCTTCGAGTGCCGGAGGAAAAAGGTACACGTTCCGCGCTTTCGAGGACCGACCGGTTCGGTGGGATGGGGGGCTTCGGTTGGTGCTGTGAAGGTGGCGGTTACTGGAGCGAGGTTCACGAATCTCACGACCGTTCGAAGCTGACTCGGCTACGTACGCCGTTCGAGGTTATCCCGCGAATCCGAGCGTCGTGAGGACGAGAGTGAGACTCCAGCCTGTCGCATCGACGATTTTGTAGCCGAGGTAAATCCCGATGATGCCCATGATGCCCGGCAGTTCGGGTGGGGCGGGAATCGGAACGCCGACGAACTTGAACAGCGCGCGGTCAACAGACCGGTCAGCAACGCAAGCGCAGTGAGTGTGTAATCCATCGGGTAGGTACTCCGGAGAGTGCGGTGAAAAGTAGTTCGGACTGTGGCGTCGTTCGGGCGAGCTCGCCGTTAGCGACGCTGTGAGAGGGGTTGTGCTACCCCGAGCGGGACCGAGATCCACGCGTCGTCCCGCGTGATGTCCGCGATGATAGCCAACTTACCGCCGTCGTCGTCCTCGTCTACGGCGAACATGACTTCGCCGTCCGGAACCAGTGCATCCGAGTCGTCGGTTGAGCATGTCCAATTCAGAGTCAATCACCGTCGTTCACTTGCCTGCCGTTCGGCAAGTCTGGAGGCATATCTCTCCTTCTCCCCCTTTGTTATGGACCCCCTTCGGCGTTACAAGAACCCCTTACCGGGCCGGAAACCCGGTTTACGGCGAGTTGGACTGTCGGTATGGTCGGTACAACCGACCGGTGGGGCGGTACGCGCAGGATAACAAAGTACCATCCGGGAATACGCTGGTCACGGACTGATTTCCATGCCGCTTCTAGAACGACAGACGGCCCAGCATCGCGCGACGACCGCCAGCGAACAATTACGCGTATGAGCCACGAGACGAACGAATCGTGGTGGACACGGATCACGCGTCCCGTGTTGGAGTTTCCGATCGATTTGGCCATCCTCGGTATTGCAGTCATACTCCTCTCCCTCGCGCTGCTGCAACCGGGGGTGTACGGAACGCCACTCGCAGTCGCGTTGGGGATTCCACTCGTGTTCTTCGCTCCGGGGTACGCCCTCGTCGCGTTGTTGTTCCCGCAGGCCGGAAAACAAACGTCGAGATGGTCGAGTCCGGGGCGGTTCCGGCAGGACGGTGTGACGGCGGGTGAACGGTGTGCGCTCTCGTTCGGCGTCAGCGTGTCGTTGCTGACGACGCTCGGCGTCATCTTCTCGCTCGCTCAACTGTCGTTCGCGCCGCTGCACGTTCTCGGTGCGATCGTCGGGTTCACGCTCGTAGTCTCGCTTTTCGCTGTGATTCGGCGGTTCTACGTGCCGAAACAGAATCGACTGTCGATCTCGGTTCGGAGCGGTTCCGCTCGGTTGTATCGTGCGCTCTTCGACGAGGAATCGGCGACCGACGTGGTGCTCAACCTCGCGCTCATGCTCTCGGTCGTGATCGCACTGACGTCCGTCGGGTTCGCCGTCGCCGCCCCGCAGGACGGCGATCACTTCTCCAACCTCTCCCTGCTCACGAAGGGATCCGACGGGAAGTACGTCGCCGAGAACTACCCGGAGAACATCACGGCGGGCGAGTCCAAGCCCGTGTTCGTCGCCGTCAACAATCACGAGGATACAGCGGTTCACTACACCGTCGTCGTCGAACTCCAGCGCGTTGAACAGCAGTCGAACGGTGCGGGTCGCGTCACTAAACAGGAGGAGTTGGGGCGGTTCGACCATCGACTCAACGCGGGCGATACGTGGCGCTTCCGCCACGATATCGCGCCGACGATGACCGGGGAGGACCTCCGCGTCGAGTACCTGCTTTACAAGGGCACTCCGCCCGGCAATCCGACGGTGGACAACGCCGACCAACACGCCCAATTCTGGATCAACGTGACCGGATAATGTGGCCGTGGGAACACCTCGCGTTCGGCTACCTTGTGTACTCCTCGTATCGTCACTTCCGCACCGGGCGGCCGCCGAGGGGCGACGCCGTCATCGTCCTCGTCGTCGCGACACAACTGCCGGACCTCGTGGACAAACCGCTCGCGTGGACGCTTGCAATCCTCCCGAGCGGTCACTCACTGGCCCACTCGCTCGTCACGGCGGTTCCGCTGTCCGTGGCCGCGCTCGTGCTCGCACGTCGGGCGAACCGAACGGACATCGGCGTCGCGTTCACCGTGGGCTACCTCTCGCATCTCGCCGGGGACATCATCTATCCGCTGGCCATCGGCAAGGAGGCCTCGTTCTCCTTCCTGCTCTGGCCGCTCGTTCCCGTTCCCCCCGACAGTTCGAGTCTCGGCTTTCTGGCACGATTTCACGAGTACTTCGGCGACTACCTCGCACACCTCGGCGATCCGGCAGTTACCGGCTACATCGCGCTCGAACTCGGTCTCCTGCTCGGTGCGGCCTGCCTCTGGCTGTTCGACGGGTTACCGGGACTTCCGCGGGCAATCACCCGTTACGCACCCGTCGTCGGACGGTAACGGGCCGATAATCGGTGCGAATGCCGACGTGACTTATTTTCCGGAGAGAACCGTTCCGCAGTGATGACAGACGTCGTTCTCGCGTTCGTTTCTCGCGCCACACGATGGACAGTTGGTTTTCTTGGTCGGGTTCGCGCTCTCCCCGTCCGATCGTCCGGACGAGATGCCGACTCCGACCAATAGGACCCCCGCGACGATGATTCCAAGCGATCCGAACATCGAGCCGATGCCGAGGAAAATGAGTGTGAGGCCTCCGGCAACGAGAGTATTTTCCATACGTTCGGCAGCGAACCGTGGATAAAAAGTCTTGTCGTGTTTCTTACCGGAACCGCTTGTACACGTCGGACAGCAGGTTCATCATCCGCGTGCCGCGCTCCATGCTGTGATAGCGGACGAGTTCGGGGTTGAATTTCGCCTTGTAGCCACAGAGTCTGCGCTCGTTCGCGCCGACGAGGTCGTAGCGTTCGATTCCCTCGTCCATCGCGTCGCGCATGATGGCCCAGTCAACGAGGTCGTTGATGGGAACGTCGTGGTTGTGCTTCGCGCCGCCCTGCCAGCGGTACACGCGCTCGTCGTCGGCGAGGGCGATCATCCCGCCCGCGAACTCTCCGTCAACGTCACAGACGTACGGGCGAACCGCGCCCTCCGGCAGCCGTCGGTGGAGGTCCACGACGAACTCCGGGGAGAGGCTGTAGGGTTCGTCCTGTTCGTCGTGCCGGGCTTTCACCTGCCCGATTATCCGGCGGATCGCTTCCGGGCCGCGAACGTCGATCTCGTAGCGATTCTCGTCGGTTCGGGTGTTGCTCCGGGCGTCGCCGCTGAAACTGGCCAGCACGTCGTCCTCGCCGGGCGTGAGATCGACCTCGTAGGTGTGTCGCGGCTGGATTTCGAACTCGTTCCACTCGAACGGGCGGACGTCCGTGTAGCCCGCACCCGTGCGGACGTGGACGTACTTCGGCGCGAACTCGTGGTCGAGCCACTTGAGACAGCCGTCGATGAACCGGCGGTGTCGGCGTTCGGCTTTCCGCCGCTTCAGCTTCCCCATGTTCAGCAGGGCCGGGCCGAGGCTGGGGAGCCAGATGCCCGGCGGCGGCGAAAACACAGTCGTCATCCCGCCCTTCGATATCGTGAAGACGGGGAACAGTCCCACGGGTTCCTGTCCCTTGTACCCCATGAGGGGATGGAACTCCGAACCGGTGTGTTCGGCCTGCACTTCCAGCGACTCCAGTCGGTGGAAGACCGACCCCTGTGGCGACCGTTCGACGAGGTCGTTCCAGCGATCCAGATCGTTCGTCCGCTCTATCCTGATGCCGTCTTTTTCGATGGTAATACTCATTCGAGATATCCGAGGTCCGCAAGTCGCGTTTCCACGCGCTCGTCGTCCGTTTCGACCGTCTCGCCCGCTTCGAACGCGGGGTAGCTCTGCTGGCCGACCGATTCGACGACCGGGAGAACCCGGCCGTCCATCCGGTCGCTCGCCGGGAGTCCGAACGTCGCCAGAATCGTCGGTGCCACGTCGAAGAGATGGG of Haladaptatus sp. R4 contains these proteins:
- a CDS encoding acyl-CoA dehydrogenase family protein; translated protein: MNLSAEQRAIQDVVREFAVEEIRPTAGECDEKQEFPEDVWDGLAELDMMGMTVPEEYGGLDVGKLTYSVVNEEVAYGALSVATALSVHCLATSCLSEFGSEEVKERWLPEMAKGRPVGAFALSEPEAGSNPAEMSTEARREGDEYVINGKKQWITNGKRADVVVLFAKTDRDDPRSVTQFVVPKDAGIEVGKKEEKLGLRASDTTSLIFDDVRIPAENRLTEEGKGLSAAFHILTGGRIGIASQAVGLSQAALDQAVEYSQDREQFDRPIADIQTIRHKLADMQTKLQAGRLLTRDAARLADAGEDHATAASMAKLFASESAVDITNEAVQIHGGYGYTTDFDVERFYRDSKITTIYEGTSEIQKKVIARNLLG
- a CDS encoding DUF1616 domain-containing protein, with the translated sequence MSHETNESWWTRITRPVLEFPIDLAILGIAVILLSLALLQPGVYGTPLAVALGIPLVFFAPGYALVALLFPQAGKQTSRWSSPGRFRQDGVTAGERCALSFGVSVSLLTTLGVIFSLAQLSFAPLHVLGAIVGFTLVVSLFAVIRRFYVPKQNRLSISVRSGSARLYRALFDEESATDVVLNLALMLSVVIALTSVGFAVAAPQDGDHFSNLSLLTKGSDGKYVAENYPENITAGESKPVFVAVNNHEDTAVHYTVVVELQRVEQQSNGAGRVTKQEELGRFDHRLNAGDTWRFRHDIAPTMTGEDLRVEYLLYKGTPPGNPTVDNADQHAQFWINVTG
- a CDS encoding DUF5822 domain-containing protein — its product is MTFVTTITIGAPLVALLAFVTGVSLPTWSSRASFAIRIGAIVWFVTAIAVFLYARAHQTPET
- a CDS encoding HAD family hydrolase gives rise to the protein MRDDVSAVVYDLDGTLVDLIVNWKQVAVDVAAVLDDHGVDASNVDLWAMLDLADEANVRDVVETVIGDHECTGARRSTRLPHADELLRREVPVGVCSLNCEASCHVSLETHELADAVDAVIGRDSVPTRKPDPEPLLATLHALDVDGPALFIGDSPRDELTAERADVAFEYV
- a CDS encoding metal-dependent hydrolase produces the protein MWPWEHLAFGYLVYSSYRHFRTGRPPRGDAVIVLVVATQLPDLVDKPLAWTLAILPSGHSLAHSLVTAVPLSVAALVLARRANRTDIGVAFTVGYLSHLAGDIIYPLAIGKEASFSFLLWPLVPVPPDSSSLGFLARFHEYFGDYLAHLGDPAVTGYIALELGLLLGAACLWLFDGLPGLPRAITRYAPVVGR
- a CDS encoding GNAT family N-acetyltransferase, which gives rise to MSITIEKDGIRIERTNDLDRWNDLVERSPQGSVFHRLESLEVQAEHTGSEFHPLMGYKGQEPVGLFPVFTISKGGMTTVFSPPPGIWLPSLGPALLNMGKLKRRKAERRHRRFIDGCLKWLDHEFAPKYVHVRTGAGYTDVRPFEWNEFEIQPRHTYEVDLTPGEDDVLASFSGDARSNTRTDENRYEIDVRGPEAIRRIIGQVKARHDEQDEPYSLSPEFVVDLHRRLPEGAVRPYVCDVDGEFAGGMIALADDERVYRWQGGAKHNHDVPINDLVDWAIMRDAMDEGIERYDLVGANERRLCGYKAKFNPELVRYHSMERGTRMMNLLSDVYKRFR
- a CDS encoding helix-turn-helix domain-containing protein; the encoded protein is MTGTIAEVAFPADEFALGKTLDALDTVRFDIEQVVAYNRNQFMPFVWAGTDDRLGVETAFEADESVRDFQLIGGFETESLYRLEWIKDIELLTQILVEENGTVLTASGKDDTWYLQLLFSEHDAVTRTHEYCRCRGIDLDLQNIHEFSKGRTERYGLTESQRRTLQLAYNTGYYSVPRNASATDLADSLGVTHQSISEKLRRGHSNLVRNTLALNE
- the panB gene encoding 3-methyl-2-oxobutanoate hydroxymethyltransferase, giving the protein MPTVRDIRAKAGEEPITMLTAYDAPTAAVIDEAGIDMILVGDSMGNAVLGYDSTIPVTVDEIASRTGSVVRATEDALVVADLPFLGFGYDEKTAVENAGRMLKEEGASAIKIESGPHTVELTETLSNLGVPVMAHLGLTPQSVNQLGHVRQGTTRDEADEILDLAKRHEDAGAFSLVLEHIPANLAATITAELDIPTIGIGAGPETDGQVLVINDVIGLGEWSPPFAKQFGDVKTEMERAVTAYRDEVESEEFPGKKHSHVEDELDGVY
- a CDS encoding zinc ribbon domain-containing protein, translating into MENTLVAGGLTLIFLGIGSMFGSLGIIVAGVLLVGVGISSGRSDGESANPTKKTNCPSCGARNERENDVCHHCGTVLSGK